In one window of Solanum pennellii chromosome 2, SPENNV200 DNA:
- the LOC107011374 gene encoding patatin-like protein 2 isoform X1 has protein sequence MENSAAGGVAMPPPNKGKLITILSIDGGGIRGIIPGVILAYLESQLQELDGEDARIADYFDLIAGTSTGGLVTAMLAAPNKAKRPLYAAKDITPFYLEHSPKIFHQIGGPFGGAINLTKMLNRPKYDGKYLHTLIKGLLGGTRLHDTLTAVVIPTFDIKELQPVIFSSYETKSKPVLDAELADICIGTSAAPTFLPAHSFKTKDAQNNENEFNLIDGGVAANNPTLIAIGEVTKQVLMKHEDLFPIKPMDYGRFLVISLGTGNAKNEGKYNAKMASKWGLLSWLTHDNSTPIIEAFNQASADMVDYHNFVVFKALQSDDQYLRIQDDTLTGNLASVDIATKENLQGLVKVGEQLLDKPTSKINLDKGVYEAVENGGTNKEALRRYIHLSITFVDVQRSLYINN, from the exons ATGGAAAACTCAGCTGCAGGTGGAGTAGCAATGCCGCCTCCTAACAAAGGGAAGCTAATAACCATTCTCTCCATCGATGGAGGAGGAATTAGAGGAATCATTCCCGGGGTTATCCTTGCATATCTTGAATCACAACTTCAG GAATTGGATGGTGAAGATGCAAGAATCGCGGATTATTTTGACTTGATAGCAGGAACAAGCACGGGCGGCCTTGTAACAGCCATGTTAGCTGCACCAAACAAAGCTAAACGCCCTCTTTATGCTGCCAAAGATATTACCCCTTTCTATCTTGAGCACTCCCCCAAAATCTTTCATCAGATTGG TGGACCATTTGGTGGGGCGATAAATCTAACAAAAATGTTGAACAGACCAAAATATGATGGGAAGTATCTTCACACACTTATAAAGGGACTCCTAGGAGGTACCAGGTTGCATGATACCTTAACTGCCGTCGTAATCCCAACTTTTGACATCAAGGAACTTCAGCCTGTCATCTTCAGCTCATATGAG ACAAAATCAAAACCTGTTTTGGATGCGGAACTAGCGGACATTTGCATTGGTACCTCGGCAGCGCCAACATTTCTACCTGCCCATAGTTTCAAGACCAAGGATGctcaaaataatgaaaatgaattCAACCTAATTGATGGTGGTGTGGCTGCTAATAACCcg ACATTGATCGCAATTGGTGAGGTGACAAAGCAAGTACTGATGAAGCATGAAGACTTATTTCCTATCAAGCCCATGGATTATGGTCGTTTTCTAGTGATCTCACTGGGGACAGGCAATGCAAAGAACGAGGGAAAATACAATGCTAAAATGGCTTCGAAATGGGGATTACTTAGCTGGCTAACTCATGACAACTCCACACCAATCATTGAAGCTTTTAATCAAGCAAGCGCTGATATGGTTGATTATCACAACTTTGTGGTTTTCAAAGCTCTTCAATCGGATGATCAATACCTCCGAATCCAG GATGACACTTTGACAGGGAACTTGGCCTCAGTTGATATAGCGACAAAGGAAAACTTACAAGGCCTTGTTAAGGTAGGAGAGCAGTTGCTGGACAAACCAACTTCCAAGATAAACTTAGATAAAGGAGTTTATGAAGCAGTTGAGAACGGAGGAACCAACAAGGAAGCTCTTCGAAGGTACATACACTTGTCTATCACATTTGTAGACGTTCAACGTTCATTATATATAAACAACTGA
- the LOC107011520 gene encoding methionine aminopeptidase 1D, chloroplastic/mitochondrial isoform X2, protein MVGFVSTFLGDCRFINHPHSLRRLFHYKPGNKHVSMQCSRTFSGLTDLLFNRRNVDELPNTNRKRLRPGQISPPRPVPEQIQRPPYVKSRKPPGIGSGSEVHDKKGIEKMRASGRLAAQVLQYAGTLVKPGIMTDEIDQAVHQMIIDNGAYPSPLGYGGFPKSVCTSINECICHGIPDSRPLEDGDIINIDVTVYLNVTKECLDKAISICAPGVEFNKIGKTIHDLADKHRYGVVQQFVGHGVGRAFHSDPVILHYRNNDRGRMMLNQTFTIEPMLTIGSIDGVIWDDDWTVVTDDGSLSAQFEHTILITADGAEILTQC, encoded by the exons ATGGTGGGCTTCGTCTCTACCTTTCTTGGCGATTGCCGCTTCATTAACCATCCTCACTCACTTCGTCGACTCTTCCATTACAAACCAG GAAATAAACATGTATCGATGCAATGCTCAAGAACATTTTCTGGGTTAACGGATTTGTTATTCAATAGAAG AAATGTAGATGAACTTCCAAACACCAATCGCAAACGTTTAAGACCAGGCCAAATTTCTCCTCCTCGACCAGTTCCAGAACAAATACAACGGCCTCCATATGTGAAGTCTAGGAAGCCACCTGGTATTGGTAGTGGCTCCGAAGTGCATGACAAAAAGGGAATAGAAAAGATGAGAGCTTCAGGAAGGCTTGCTGCACAGGTTCTTCAGTATGCTGGGACATTAGTCAAG CCAGGCATCATGACAGATGAAATTGACCAAGCCGTTCACCAAATGATCATTGACAATGGAGCATATCCATCACCTCTTGGTTATGGTGGATTTCCAAAGAGTGTATGCACATCAATAAACGAGTGCATTTGCCACGGAATCCCCGATTCACGTCCACTTGAG GATGGGGATATTATCAATATTGATGTCACCGTTTATCTTAAT GTGACTAAAGAGTGCTTGGACAAGGCAATATCAATATGTGCACCAGGAGTGGAATTCAATAAAATTGGCAAGACGATACA TGATCTTGCAGATAAACATCGCTATGGGGTTGTGCAACAATTCGTTGGCCATGGAGTGGGACGTGCTTTCCACAGTGATCCAGTCATTCTGCATTACA GGAACAATGATCGCGGACGGATGATGCTCAATCAGACATTCACTATTG AGCCTATGCTGACAATTGGCAGCATAGATGGAGTAATATGGGATGATGATTGGACAGTTGTTACAGATGATGGTAGCCTATCAGCACAGTTTGAGCACACCATTTTGATAACTGCAGATGGTGCTGAGATTCTAACACAGTGCTAG
- the LOC107011372 gene encoding uncharacterized protein LOC107011372 yields MDSLPVNWEALDTLIIDFVKSENLIEDSGSPSTSPSTSLSPSSSTSSSSSSSYQSRLLIRQIRRLVEFGDIDAAIDLLRVHAPFVLDDHRLLFCLQKQRFIELLRKGTEDRESAINCLRESLAPCALDAYPEAYEEFKHILLALVYDEEDKNSPVVSEWSPRRRIDIAGLLSSVLRAHLCAYDPLFAMSLRYLISIHKLFCFRQGVPSPISDLTQRLLLEDRDPPATPLESSYEAPPFDEVDIQALAHAVELTRQGAIDSLRFAKGDLYQAFQNELCRIRLDDPMFDELVHEYCVYRGFVNFSVVDSPGMQLSINDDQSESGQLSKNCSTEVGDGNTKLSGSDTSASQVIMEGSPESTNLASIQSTDTEERYPSETSYGDCSTSGTPQFEKVLQKNKCLRVGETNKRKRWRGRHENTEFVSGPTSERSREDLNADTTMLKDQQVSPKSCFLNMMKNREDKHELVLGLKELASRGMTEEVVEEINEMDSNFFLQNPSLLFQLKQVEFFKLVGSGDHTQALRVACSFLGPLASSHPDLLKPLKETLLALLKPNEEAFNDRLPLCVLANTLQVAIGRRLGIEEPQLMKIIRATLYTHSEWFKLQMCKDRFEGFLRIDALKEVGAKLIIDASRLDVDMSTDGSSQVTGSSNNRKQEDGSPTQSSARDVGCDETAILKVMEFLALPRADAIHLLAQYNGNAETVIQQIFA; encoded by the exons ATGGATTCTTTACCGGTGAATTGGGAGGCACTAGACACACTGATTATCGATTTCGTCAAATCGGAAAACCTAATCGAAGACTCAGGTTCTCCTTCAACTTCGCCATCGACGTCTCTATCGCCGTCTTCGTCAAcctcatcttcatcttcttcctcttaTCAGTCAAGATTACTTATTCGGCAGATCAGACGTTTAGTGGAGTTTGGTGACATTGATGCCGCTATCGATCTCTTGCGTGTGCATGCGCCTTTTGTTCTTGATGATCATCGTCTTCTCTTTTGCTTACAGAAGCAG aGGTTTATTGAGCTTTTGAGGAAAGGAACAGAGGACCGAGAATCTGCCATTAATTGCCTCCGAGAGTCACTGGCACCTTGTGCGTTGGATGCATATCCA GAAGCATATGAGGAATTTAAGCATATTCTTCTTGCCTTGGTTTATGACGAAGAAGATAAGAATTCTCCAGTGGTGAGTGAG TGGTCTCCAAGGAGGAGGATTGACATTGCTGGACTGCTGTCATCTGTTTTAAGGGCTCATTTATGTGCGTATGATCCTCTTTTTGCAATGTCATTGAGGTACTTGATAAG CATACACAAATTATTTTGCTTTCGTCAGGGAGTTCCATCGCCTATATCAGATCTTACACAGAGATTACTTCTTGAGGACCGTGACCCCCCTGCAACACCACTTGAGAGTTCCTATGAAGCACCTCCATTTGATGAG gtGGACATACAAGCTCTTGCTCATGCGGTAGAGCTTACAAGGCAGGGGGCTATTGATAGCTTGAGATTCGCCAAGGGTGACTTATATCAAGCATTTCAG AATGAGCTGTGCCGGATAAGATTGGATGACCCCATGTTTGATGAGCTTGTTCATGAGTATTGTGTCTATAGGGGTTTTGTCAACTTCAGTGTGGTTGATTCTCCTG GGATGCAACTTAGTATCAATGACGATCAATCAGAGTCTGGACAATTATCAAAGAACTGTTCCACAGAAGTTGGGGACGGTAACACTAAACTTTCTGGCAGTGACACGTCTGCTTCTCAAGTTATCATGGAGGGATCACCTGAAAGTACCAACTTGGCTAGCATTCAAAGTACTGATACTGAAGAACGTTATCCTAGTGAAACAAGTTATGGAGATTGCAGTACCAGTGGGACCCCTCAGTTTGAAAAAGTTCTGCAGAAAAATAAGTGTCTTAGAGTTGGTGAAACAAACAAGCGGAAAAGATGGAGGGGGAGACATGAAAACACAGAATTTGTGTCTGGACCTACCAGTGAAAGGAGCAGAGAAGATCTTAATGCCGACACAACAATGTTGAAAGATCAGCAG GTTTCTCCAAAATCATGCTTCCTGAATATGATGAAGAATAGAGAGGACAAGCATGAGCTTGTGCTGGGCTTGAAGGAATTAGCTAGCAGAGGAATGACAGAGGAGGTTGTTGAGGAGATTAATGAGATggattcaaacttttttttgcAGAACCCTTCTCTGCTTTTTCAACTTAAGCAG GTTGAATTTTTTAAGCTGGTTGGCTCTGGGGATCATACTCAGGCACTGAGGGTAGCCTGTTCTTTTCTGGGTCCTTTGGCTTCTAGTCATCCTGATCTGTTGAAGCCATTGAAGGAGACTTTGCTAGCTTTGCTCAAACCTAATGAAGAGGCATTTAATGATCGCTTGCCCTTATGTGTTCTTGCCAATACACTCCAG GTTGCTATTGGTAGGAGGCTTGGTATTGAAGAACCCCAGCTTATGAAGATCATAAGGGCCACGCTGTATACACACAGTGAGTGGTTCAAACTTCAAATGTGTAAAGATCGATTTGAGGGGTTCTTGAGGATCGACGCCCTGAAGGAAGTTGGTGCCAAATTGATTATAGATGCTTCCAGATTGGATGTTGACATGAGCACTGATGGATCATCTCAAGTTACTGGTTCCTCAAATAATAGGAAACAGGAAGATGGAAGTCCAACCCAGTCATCGGCCAGAGATGTTGGATGTGATGAAACTGCAATACTAAAAGTTATG GAATTTCTGGCATTGCCCAGAGCAGATGCAATTCACCTCCTTGCACAGTACAACGGGAATGCAGAGACGGTCATTCAGCAGATATTTGCATAG
- the LOC107010194 gene encoding patatin-like protein 1 yields the protein MEMEAHNYVDIIIAGSSTGGLIATMLTAPNQQGRPLYAAKDIVPFYQKQCPNIFPQHNKMVALIRLLWGPKYDGKHPRNLIRGILGNRRLHETITHLLIPTYDIKTLEPQIFYSYEAKMDLGFDALLSDICIGTSSAPRPTGAKANLLPENVLDYGKYLVLSVPVAELDDYLSGDVSSTDKATNKCMENLVKIGNNILQKPISRMNLETCINEAVENEGTNEQALIRFTKLLSQEKTSH from the exons ATGGAGATGGAAGCCCACAATTACGTTGATATAATAATAGCAGGGAGTAGTACCGGAGGCCTAATCGCCACTATGTTAACAGCACCAAACCAACAAGGCCGTCCTCTTTATGCTGCTAAGGATATTGTTCCATTTTATCAGAAGCAATGTCCCAATATTTTTCCACAGCACAA TAAAATGGTAGCGCTAATAAGATTGTTGTGGGGTCCAAAATATGACGGCAAGCATCCAAGGAATTTAATCCGTGGAATTTTGGGGAACCGAAGATTGCACGAAACTATAACTCATTTGCTTATTCCCACTTATGATATCAAAACACTTGAGCCCCAAATTTTCTATTCATATGAG GCCAAGATGGATCTTGGTTTTGATGCTTTACTATCAGATATCTGTATTGGTACTTCGTCAGCTCCA AGACCAACTGGAGCCAAAGCAAATTTATTGCCGGAAAATGTTCTAGATTATGGCAAGTATCTAGTTCTATCTGTCCCAGTTGCTGAGTTG GATGACTATTTAAGCGGAGATGTATCATCGACTGATAAAGCAACAAACAAGTGCATGGAGAATCTGGTGAAGATTGGTAATAACATCTTGCAAAAGCCTATTTCAAGGATGAATCTTGAAACCTGCATAAATGAAGCTGTTGAGAATGAAGGCACAAATGAACAAGCTCTTATCAG ATTTACAAAGCTGCTTTCACAGGAAAAGACTTCGCACTAA
- the LOC107011374 gene encoding patatin-like protein 2 isoform X2, with translation MENSAAGGVAMPPPNKGKLITILSIDGGGIRGIIPGVILAYLESQLQELDGEDARIADYFDLIAGTSTGGLVTAMLAAPNKAKRPLYAAKDITPFYLEHSPKIFHQIGGPFGGAINLTKMLNRPKYDGKYLHTLIKGLLGGTRLHDTLTAVVIPTFDIKELQPVIFSSYETKSKPVLDAELADICIGTSAAPTFLPAHSFKTKDAQNNENEFNLIDGGVAANNPTLIAIGEVTKQVLMKHEDLFPIKPMDYGRFLVISLGTGNAKNEGKYNAKMASKWGLLSWLTHDNSTPIIEAFNQASADMVDYHNFVVFKALQSDDQYLRIQDDTLTGNLASVDIATKENLQGLVKVGEQLLDKPTSKINLDKGVYEAVENGGTNKEALRRFAKILSDERKFRQSNAGQ, from the exons ATGGAAAACTCAGCTGCAGGTGGAGTAGCAATGCCGCCTCCTAACAAAGGGAAGCTAATAACCATTCTCTCCATCGATGGAGGAGGAATTAGAGGAATCATTCCCGGGGTTATCCTTGCATATCTTGAATCACAACTTCAG GAATTGGATGGTGAAGATGCAAGAATCGCGGATTATTTTGACTTGATAGCAGGAACAAGCACGGGCGGCCTTGTAACAGCCATGTTAGCTGCACCAAACAAAGCTAAACGCCCTCTTTATGCTGCCAAAGATATTACCCCTTTCTATCTTGAGCACTCCCCCAAAATCTTTCATCAGATTGG TGGACCATTTGGTGGGGCGATAAATCTAACAAAAATGTTGAACAGACCAAAATATGATGGGAAGTATCTTCACACACTTATAAAGGGACTCCTAGGAGGTACCAGGTTGCATGATACCTTAACTGCCGTCGTAATCCCAACTTTTGACATCAAGGAACTTCAGCCTGTCATCTTCAGCTCATATGAG ACAAAATCAAAACCTGTTTTGGATGCGGAACTAGCGGACATTTGCATTGGTACCTCGGCAGCGCCAACATTTCTACCTGCCCATAGTTTCAAGACCAAGGATGctcaaaataatgaaaatgaattCAACCTAATTGATGGTGGTGTGGCTGCTAATAACCcg ACATTGATCGCAATTGGTGAGGTGACAAAGCAAGTACTGATGAAGCATGAAGACTTATTTCCTATCAAGCCCATGGATTATGGTCGTTTTCTAGTGATCTCACTGGGGACAGGCAATGCAAAGAACGAGGGAAAATACAATGCTAAAATGGCTTCGAAATGGGGATTACTTAGCTGGCTAACTCATGACAACTCCACACCAATCATTGAAGCTTTTAATCAAGCAAGCGCTGATATGGTTGATTATCACAACTTTGTGGTTTTCAAAGCTCTTCAATCGGATGATCAATACCTCCGAATCCAG GATGACACTTTGACAGGGAACTTGGCCTCAGTTGATATAGCGACAAAGGAAAACTTACAAGGCCTTGTTAAGGTAGGAGAGCAGTTGCTGGACAAACCAACTTCCAAGATAAACTTAGATAAAGGAGTTTATGAAGCAGTTGAGAACGGAGGAACCAACAAGGAAGCTCTTCGAAG GTTCGCAAAGATACTTTCAGACGAGAGAAAGTTCCGCCAGTCCAATGCCGGCCAGTAG
- the LOC107011520 gene encoding methionine aminopeptidase 1D, chloroplastic/mitochondrial isoform X1 gives MVGFVSTFLGDCRFINHPHSLRRLFHYKPGNKHVSMQCSRTFSGLTDLLFNRRNVDELPNTNRKRLRPGQISPPRPVPEQIQRPPYVKSRKPPGIGSGSEVHDKKGIEKMRASGRLAAQVLQYAGTLVKPGIMTDEIDQAVHQMIIDNGAYPSPLGYGGFPKSVCTSINECICHGIPDSRPLEDGDIINIDVTVYLNGYHGDTSAMFFAGTVDEEAKNLVQVTKECLDKAISICAPGVEFNKIGKTIHDLADKHRYGVVQQFVGHGVGRAFHSDPVILHYRNNDRGRMMLNQTFTIEPMLTIGSIDGVIWDDDWTVVTDDGSLSAQFEHTILITADGAEILTQC, from the exons ATGGTGGGCTTCGTCTCTACCTTTCTTGGCGATTGCCGCTTCATTAACCATCCTCACTCACTTCGTCGACTCTTCCATTACAAACCAG GAAATAAACATGTATCGATGCAATGCTCAAGAACATTTTCTGGGTTAACGGATTTGTTATTCAATAGAAG AAATGTAGATGAACTTCCAAACACCAATCGCAAACGTTTAAGACCAGGCCAAATTTCTCCTCCTCGACCAGTTCCAGAACAAATACAACGGCCTCCATATGTGAAGTCTAGGAAGCCACCTGGTATTGGTAGTGGCTCCGAAGTGCATGACAAAAAGGGAATAGAAAAGATGAGAGCTTCAGGAAGGCTTGCTGCACAGGTTCTTCAGTATGCTGGGACATTAGTCAAG CCAGGCATCATGACAGATGAAATTGACCAAGCCGTTCACCAAATGATCATTGACAATGGAGCATATCCATCACCTCTTGGTTATGGTGGATTTCCAAAGAGTGTATGCACATCAATAAACGAGTGCATTTGCCACGGAATCCCCGATTCACGTCCACTTGAG GATGGGGATATTATCAATATTGATGTCACCGTTTATCTTAAT GGTTACCATGGTGACACATCAGCAATGTTCTTTGCAGGAACTGTTGATGAGGAAGCCAAAAACTTGGTGCAA GTGACTAAAGAGTGCTTGGACAAGGCAATATCAATATGTGCACCAGGAGTGGAATTCAATAAAATTGGCAAGACGATACA TGATCTTGCAGATAAACATCGCTATGGGGTTGTGCAACAATTCGTTGGCCATGGAGTGGGACGTGCTTTCCACAGTGATCCAGTCATTCTGCATTACA GGAACAATGATCGCGGACGGATGATGCTCAATCAGACATTCACTATTG AGCCTATGCTGACAATTGGCAGCATAGATGGAGTAATATGGGATGATGATTGGACAGTTGTTACAGATGATGGTAGCCTATCAGCACAGTTTGAGCACACCATTTTGATAACTGCAGATGGTGCTGAGATTCTAACACAGTGCTAG
- the LOC107011373 gene encoding patatin-like protein 2 gives MEREVEGESSRVAMPPPNTGKLITILTIDGGGIRGIIPGVILAYLESQLQELDGEDARIADYFDLIAGTSTGGLVTAMLAAPNKDKRPLYAAKDITPFYIEHSPKIFPQISGLFAGAINLTKMINGPKYDGKYLHELIKRLLGGTRLHDTLTAVVIPTFDIKTLQPVIFSSYEANSKPELNAELADICISTSAAPTFLPAYCFNTKDAQNEDREFNLIDGGVAANNPTLVAIGEVTKQTLMKHEGLFPIKPMDYGRFLVISLGTGNAKNEGKYNAKMASKWGLLSWLTHDNSTPIVEAFNQASADMVDYHNFVVFKALHSDDKYLRIQDDTLTGNLASVDISTKENLQGLIKVGEELLDKPTSKINLDKGVYEAVENGGTNKEALRRFAKKLSDERKFRQANAGQ, from the exons ATGGAAAGGGAAGTTGAAGGTGAATCATCTAGAGTAGCAATGCCACCTCCCAACACAGGGAAGCTGATAACCATTCTCACTATCGATGGAGGAGGAATTAGAGGAATTATTCCTGGAGTTATTCTTGCATATCTTGAATCACAACTTCag GAATTGGATGGTGAAGATGCAAGAATCGCGGATTATTTTGACTTGATAGCAGGAACAAGCACGGGTGGTCTTGTAACAGCCATGTTAGCTGCACCAAATAAAGATAAACGCCCTCTTTATGCTGCCAAAGACATTACTCCTTTTTATATTGAGCACTCCCCAAAAATATTTCCCCAGATCAG TGGACTATTTGCTGGAGCCATAAATCTAACAAAAATGATTAACGGACCTAAATATGACGGGAAATATCTTCATGAACTTATAAAGAGACTTCTAGGAGGCACAAGGTTGCATGATACCTTAACTGCTGTCGTAATTCCAACTTTTGACATCAAAACACTTCAGCCAGTTATCTTCAGCTCATATGAG GCAAATTCGAAACCTGAATTAAATGCGGAACTGGCGGACATTTGCATTAGTACCTCCGCAGCGCCAACATTTCTACCTGCCTATTGTTTCAACACCAAGGATGCTCAAAATGAAGATCGTGAATTCAACCTAATTGATGGTGGCGTGGCTGCTAATAACCCG ACATTGGTCGCCATTGGTGAGGTGACGAAGCAAACATTGATGAAGCACGAAGGCTTATTTCCTATCAAGCCTATGGATTATGGTCGTTTTCTAGTGATCTCATTGGGGACAGGCAATGCAAAGAACGAAGGAAAATACAATGCTAAAATGGCTTCGAAATGGGGATTACTTAGCTGGCTAACTCATGACAACTCCACACCAATCGTTGAAGCTTTTAATCAAGCAAGCGCTGATATGGTTGATTATCACAACTTTGTGGTTTTCAAAGCTCTTCACTCAGATGATAAATACCTCCGAATTCAG GATGATACTTTGACGGGGAACTTGGCCTCAGTTGACATATCGACAAAGGAAAACTTACAAGGTCTCATCAAGGTAGGAGAAGAGTTACTGGACAAACCAACTTCAAAGATTAATTTAGACAAAGGAGTTTATGAAGCTGTTGAAAACGGAGGAACCAACAAGGAAGCTCTACGAAG GTTTGCAAAGAAACTTTCGGACGAGAGAAAATTCCGGCAGGCTAACGCCGGCCAGTAG